Proteins from a genomic interval of Candidatus Rokuibacteriota bacterium:
- a CDS encoding site-specific integrase yields the protein MAKVKKRVWYSRGPTGHKVRKVSWGYTLQVDDKQERIFRAEWTEDDAEQALAKRLLERDRPKAKPIALGEAAERYEQAKARKQSLGGDKLILKRLLAHFGRERRLDKITAEAISLYRDGRLSIPSERRKDAEGKRRPLGVATVNRELALLRHLLRLAHEEWGALAAVPRIRLGKEPEGRIRWLEPGEEGELLAACQKSRNPNLVKIVTVALETGMRYGEVLGLTWDRVDLSRGVLRLERTKSGKRREVPMRQPVYNLLAAMPEPREGRLWPDKLIRTAFENAVSEAKLEDFRFHDCRHHFASWFMMRGGSLQALQKILGHATLAMTSRYAHLSPSYLRSEMERTATPTEASVSTQSAHEAAPAAVAVEK from the coding sequence ATGGCCAAGGTCAAGAAACGTGTCTGGTACAGTCGCGGCCCCACGGGCCACAAGGTGCGGAAGGTCTCCTGGGGCTACACGCTCCAGGTGGACGACAAGCAGGAGCGGATCTTCCGGGCGGAGTGGACGGAGGACGACGCGGAGCAGGCGCTCGCGAAGCGGCTGCTCGAGAGGGACAGGCCGAAGGCGAAGCCGATCGCGCTGGGCGAGGCGGCCGAGCGGTATGAGCAGGCGAAGGCCCGGAAGCAATCCCTCGGGGGCGACAAGCTCATCCTGAAGCGGCTCCTCGCCCACTTCGGGCGGGAGAGACGGCTCGACAAGATCACGGCCGAGGCGATTAGCCTCTACCGGGACGGGCGCCTCAGCATTCCATCAGAGCGCCGGAAGGACGCGGAGGGCAAGCGGCGCCCCCTCGGCGTGGCCACCGTCAACCGCGAGCTGGCGCTGCTCAGGCATCTGCTCCGACTCGCGCACGAGGAATGGGGCGCCCTGGCAGCTGTCCCGAGGATCCGGTTGGGGAAGGAGCCAGAGGGCCGCATTCGCTGGCTCGAGCCCGGCGAGGAGGGCGAGCTGCTGGCGGCCTGTCAGAAGTCGAGGAACCCGAACCTCGTCAAGATCGTCACCGTCGCCCTGGAGACCGGCATGCGGTACGGCGAGGTCCTGGGGCTCACGTGGGACCGGGTGGACTTGAGCCGCGGGGTGCTCCGCCTGGAGCGAACGAAGAGCGGCAAGCGGCGCGAGGTGCCCATGCGCCAGCCGGTCTACAACCTCCTGGCCGCGATGCCCGAGCCACGCGAGGGGCGGCTCTGGCCCGACAAGCTCATCCGCACCGCCTTCGAGAACGCGGTGTCGGAGGCCAAGCTCGAGGACTTCCGCTTCCACGACTGCCGCCACCACTTCGCCTCGTGGTTCATGATGCGCGGCGGCAGCCTCCAAGCTCTCCAGAAGATCCTGGGGCACGCCACGCTGGCCATGACCTCCCGGTACGCCCACCTGAGCCCGAGCTACCTGCGGAGCGAGATGGAGCGGACGGCCACACCGACCGAGGCCTCCGTCAGCACACAGTCAGCACATGAGGCCGCGCCGGCCGCGGTGGCGGTGGAGAAGTAG